Proteins encoded in a region of the Takifugu flavidus isolate HTHZ2018 chromosome 10, ASM371156v2, whole genome shotgun sequence genome:
- the LOC130532069 gene encoding low-density lipoprotein receptor class A domain-containing protein 4-like isoform X3 → MQNLTAPGGPGNSNVTCSCNCTASQPQGMEISELEFVQIIIIIVVMTVMVVVIICLLNHYKLSTWSFITRQSQARRHDHALQQDGCLWPSDGGSRQGASEVLYAPQARDRFTAPSFMQRDRFSRFQPTYPYLQHQIDLPPTISLSDGEEPPPYQGPCTLQLRDPEQQMELNRESVRAPPNRTIYDSDLIDMGGGGSLCGGGGGPRPPSSNSGISAANSSSHGRMEGPPPAYSEVMGHYPGSAFFLHQHSNNQRGGGPGSRTIQQQSQSESTIVPAKAKDSQPEDLV, encoded by the exons ATGCAAAACCTAACGGCCCCTGGCGGCCCCGGCAACTCCAATGTCACCTGCTCCTGCAACTGCACCGCTTCCCAGCCACAGGGAATGGAGATAT CTGAACTGGAGTTCGTtcagatcatcatcatcattgtggtgatgacggtgatggtggtggtgatcatCTGCCTGCTCAACCACTACAAGCTCTCCACCTGGTCCTTCATAACGAGGCAGAGCCAGGCCCGCAGACACGACCATGCCCTGCAGCAG GACGGATGCCTGTGGCCTTCAGACGGAGGGTCTCGACAAGGTGCCTCAGAG gttctgtacGCTCCGCAGGCCCGGGACCGCTTCACCGCTCCCTCCTTCATGCAGCGCGACCGCTTCAGCCGCTTCCAGCCCACCTACCCGTACCTGCAGCACCAGATCGACCTGCCGCCCACCATCTCGCTGTCGGACGGCGAGGAGCCGCCGCCCTACCAGGGGCCCTGCACGCTGCAGCTCCGCGACCccgagcagcagatggagctcAACCGCGAGTCGGTGAGGGCGCCGCCCAACCGGACCATCTACGACAGTGACTTGATTGACATGGGCGGTGGCGGGAGCCTGTGCGGGGGAGGGGGCGGCCCCAGACCGCCCAGCAGTAACTCGGGCATCAGCGCGGCCAACTCCAGCAGCCACGGCCGCATGGAGGGCCCGCCGCCGGCCTACAGCGAGGTGATGGGCCACTACCCCGGCTCGGCGTTCTTTCTACACCAGCACAGCAATaaccagagggggggggggccgggGAGCAGGACgatccagcagcagagccaaTCAGAAAGCACAATAGTACCTGCCAAGGCCAAGGACAGCCAACCAGAAGACCTGGTGTGA
- the LOC130532069 gene encoding low-density lipoprotein receptor class A domain-containing protein 4-like isoform X1, translated as MTPAEEDAQTRRQTAGNAEGVQTEPETCADTQTGRPRQINRKTSTDRYINRDADRRGGRQRAWPARAASAELEFVQIIIIIVVMTVMVVVIICLLNHYKLSTWSFITRQSQARRHDHALQQDGCLWPSDGGSRQGASEVLYAPQARDRFTAPSFMQRDRFSRFQPTYPYLQHQIDLPPTISLSDGEEPPPYQGPCTLQLRDPEQQMELNRESVRAPPNRTIYDSDLIDMGGGGSLCGGGGGPRPPSSNSGISAANSSSHGRMEGPPPAYSEVMGHYPGSAFFLHQHSNNQRGGGPGSRTIQQQSQSESTIVPAKAKDSQPEDLV; from the exons atgaCTCCGGCCGAGGAAGACGCGCAGACGCGCAGACAGACTGCTGGAAATGCAGAGGGCGTCCAGACAGAGCCGGAGAcatgtgcagacacacagacaggcagaccaAGACAAATAAACAGGAAGACAAGTACTGACAGATATATAAACAGAGACGCAGACAGACGCGGAGGGAGGCAGCGAGCGTGGCCGGCCCGGGCTGCCTCAG CTGAACTGGAGTTCGTtcagatcatcatcatcattgtggtgatgacggtgatggtggtggtgatcatCTGCCTGCTCAACCACTACAAGCTCTCCACCTGGTCCTTCATAACGAGGCAGAGCCAGGCCCGCAGACACGACCATGCCCTGCAGCAG GACGGATGCCTGTGGCCTTCAGACGGAGGGTCTCGACAAGGTGCCTCAGAG gttctgtacGCTCCGCAGGCCCGGGACCGCTTCACCGCTCCCTCCTTCATGCAGCGCGACCGCTTCAGCCGCTTCCAGCCCACCTACCCGTACCTGCAGCACCAGATCGACCTGCCGCCCACCATCTCGCTGTCGGACGGCGAGGAGCCGCCGCCCTACCAGGGGCCCTGCACGCTGCAGCTCCGCGACCccgagcagcagatggagctcAACCGCGAGTCGGTGAGGGCGCCGCCCAACCGGACCATCTACGACAGTGACTTGATTGACATGGGCGGTGGCGGGAGCCTGTGCGGGGGAGGGGGCGGCCCCAGACCGCCCAGCAGTAACTCGGGCATCAGCGCGGCCAACTCCAGCAGCCACGGCCGCATGGAGGGCCCGCCGCCGGCCTACAGCGAGGTGATGGGCCACTACCCCGGCTCGGCGTTCTTTCTACACCAGCACAGCAATaaccagagggggggggggccgggGAGCAGGACgatccagcagcagagccaaTCAGAAAGCACAATAGTACCTGCCAAGGCCAAGGACAGCCAACCAGAAGACCTGGTGTGA